The window TGACCTGATAAAGCGTGGTTTTGGCTTCGATCAAGTCATTTTTCTGAGAGTCTAAAAATTCATAGCGCTCTGAGACCCGCGCATATTCTTCAATAGCACCGAGGTTCACATCACCAAGAGAAGCGATTTCGCGTTTAAGTTCACGCACTTTGCCCTGCGTACCTTGGATATCCTCAGGAACTGGATAGCGCTCTTTTGCTAACTCATAGCTAAGCTCATATTCTTCCCCTAGCTTCTTCAGCAGGTTTTCTAGCTCAACATCCAATCGAGTAACACGAACCTCAGTTTGATGCAGACTTTCTTCAACCTGTTTCAGCTGAATACGTTGCGTCCGGGTCTCATTCTCTCCTTGCTCGAGCTTATGTAACCAATCAGCTCGCTCAGCACGTTTGAAATCAATTTTTTCTGAGCATTGCTGCTTCTTTATTTTGAGATCATTAAGTAATTCAACTTGAAGTACAGTTTCTTGATCCAGTGCTGCCATATCTTGCTCCAACTGCTTAAGCAGACCGCGGTTCATTTCCATTTCCCGCTCAGCTTCGCCGAGATCCTGCTGCAGTCGACGCTGTTGATCTTGGAGTGACTGTTTCTCTTGCGAAATAGAAGCAACCTTGACTTTCAAATCCGTCAACTGGCTTTGAAGTTCTTCCTTCTCCGACTCACTCGCTTTACGGGAGTGTTCGGCATCGCGAATCGCTTTCTGTAAGGAAGCTTCTTCTTCCTGCAGTTCAGCCAGCGCTGCTTCGGACTCGACTTTCTTCCGTCCAAGATCGGCCTGCTCTTCAAGCAGCGAACCTCGATCTTGACTATCCAGCGTTAACTGTTCTTCAACCGTGCGGCTTTCGGACTCAAGCGGATTCAATTCTGCCCGAATTTGCTGCTCGGTAATACGTTTTTGCTCACCCTGCTGACGGAGCTGTTCGATCGTCATCATATCATCCGTAATCTCGCGCTTCATTACGCTGGATTGGCTGCGCAAACCGCTGAGCTGCTGCTCAGAAGTTTTAATCTCCTGATCCAGCTCCTCAATTTGGCGTTGACGTCCAAGCAGATTCGTTGATTTCTTCTGCAAGCTTCCGCCTGTCATCGAACCACCAGGGTTCACGACGTCACCTTCCAGCGTCACAACCCGATAGCGATACTGTGCCTTAGCAGCAATATGGTTCGCATCTTCTAGACTCTGCGCCACAACAACATTCCCAAGCAGGCTTGAGAAGATGTTCTGGTAGGTGGACTCAAATGAAACGAGATCAACCGCAAGGCCGACAAAACCTTTGGAAGATTTTAAAGAACTAAGCTCACTGTCGGAAATCGAGCGTCCGCGAATAACATTCATAGGCAGGAACGTAGCTCGTCCCATTTGACGGCGTTTCAAGAAGGCAATGGCTTCACGTCCATCCGCTTCAGTCTCGACAACGATATTTTGTAAGGCGCCGCCGAGCGCCGTCTCAATCGCAATCTCAACGTCTGCAGGTACCTTAACAAGTTCGGCTACGGCCCCGCGAATACCACGCAAATCCTTACGGCTCTTCGCTTTTAGAACTTCTTTAACACCCTGCATGAAGCCATCGTAATCGTTGGCCATCTCTTTCATCGTGTCGCGGCGGGAGGTCAACGCATCCAGCTTCTGCTCCCATTTGCGGACCATGCCTTGTGCTTCATCGAGCAACCCTTGCTTGCTTTTCAAGCTTTGGGTTAACTGTACATACCTTTGTCGTTCATTCTCAATTTCACTAACCGTTTGTTCCAATTTAGCCGTCAATTCCTGCTTACGGATCGAAATCTTCTCGCGCTGTTCCGCCCATTTCTGACGTTCTTCATCAAGCCTTTCCAAACGACGGCCGATACTTTCCGTTTGCTGCTCAGCGTAACGAATCTCGTTCCTTGCCTGAGCCATTCGGTTCAGTGTTTCCAGCAATTCGCCTTTCAACTGATCTTCAGGTGAGGAGCTAATACCGCCATTAACCCCAAGTAACCGCTGTTCTTCCGCGGTCAGCTTCGCTTGAAACTCAAATAGCTGGGCGCCAATTTGGATGATTTTCTCTCGCTGCTGGCTCAGCTCATCTTCTTTATCTATTTTACGCTGCTCTTGCATAGCGATAGTCGTGCTTAGCTGCTGATGATTGGCCAAGTAATTCTTATTACGCTCTTTGAGCACTTCGCCATGCCCTTCGCACTTCTCGAAATCTTCGCTCAGCTGGAGTAGACTTTCTTGAAGCTTTTCCAGCTCCTCCTCTAACCTGCGAGTTTCCCATCGATGCTTCTCCAAGTGCGCATCATGCTGATTCACAATCGTAGAAAGCTCTGTTTGTTCCTTGACTAGCTTCTCTAGCAGCTGCTTCGCATCATTCCATGAGATGTAAATCTGATCAATCTGATGTACATACATAGCAATCTCACTGCTTTTCAGCGTCTCCCGAAGCTCTTTATAACGAACCGCCTTCTCAGACTGCTCGCGAAGCGGTTCGACTTGATCCTCAAGCTCAGAAACCAAGTCGTGAATCCGCAGCAAATTTTGCTCGGTGTCACTCAATTTCTTCTCAGCTTCACGTTTACGTGATTTATATTTAACAATCCCCGAAGCCTCTTCAAAGATCCCTCGACGATCTTCGGATTTCGTACTTAAAATTTCTTCAATACGGCCTTGCCCAATAATCGAATAAGCTTCTTTCCCTATCCCTGTGTCCATGAACAATTCCGTTATGTCTTTCAGGCGGCAGGGCTGCTTATTAATTAAATATTCACTTTCCCCACTGCGGTGCACTCTGCGAGTAACCGTCACTTCATTGAAATCAAGTGGAAGGGATTGCGACGTATTATCAAGCGTCAACGAGACTTCCCCATAATTGACTGCTCGGCGTGCATCACTGCCTGCAAAAATAACATCTTCCATTTTACCGCCACGTAAGGACTTTGCACTTTGCTCACCTAATACCCAGCGGATACCGTCCGAAATATTGCTTTTTCCACTGCCGTTTGGGCCTACAACCGCGGTAATACCGCGTACAAATTCCAGTTCCGTACGGTCAGCGAAAGACTTAAACCCGGATAATTCAATCCGCTTCAAAAACATGGTCTCACCTCAGAAATTATTGTAACATATCCCTTATAAAAATAAGAGAAAAAAACAAAAAGGCGGCCGCAGCCGCCCCTTTAAGCCATATGCATTACCGCTGAACGGTCACATTCAATTTCGACAAAGCTCCAGCAGCAGCCTGCTGTTCCGCTTCTTTCTTGGAACGTCCTGCTCCGGTTCCCAGAAGGTCGGCATCCATGTGCACTTCAGCTACAAACTCACGTTCGTGAGCAGGCCCTCGTTCATTCACAATGCGGTATTCCAATGAACCCATATTGTGATGTTGGGTATGCTCCTGCAATAGAGTCTTGTAATCAATAATTAGCAACTTACCTTCACTGGAGATTTTTGCGAAAACGTGCTTTTTGAGAAAACCTTTTACGATATCCAAGCCTTGATCAAGGTATAAAGCACCAACAAAGGACTCGAAAACGTCGGCAAGGAGCGCCGGGCGTGACCGCCCTCCAGTTAACTCTTCCCCTTTACCGAGTAGTACAAAAGCACCGAAATCCAAATCTTCAGCAAACGTAACAAGTGACGGCTCACAAACGATAGACGCCCTGAGCTTAGTCAATTCACCTTCTGAACGCCCTGGATAAGAATCATATAAAAATTCCGAAACCGTTAGTTCGAGGACAGCATCCCCTAGAAACTCCAGTCGCTCGTTATCTTTATGCCCAGCAATACGATGTTCATTGACATAAGAAGAATGGGTAAAAGCTTGCTGAAGCAGCTCTTTTTTCCGAAATGAAATCCCAATTCGCTGCTGCAATTCTTTAATATCACGGTTCATTGCCTTTATTCACCACCCAGAGAGAATGATATTCCGTTATCTTTCTTCGTAGGAAGGCAAATTATGCTTCAAACCTTTTCAAGATAATCGTTGCATTATGTCCACCAAAACCAAACGAGTTCGACATCGCAATGTCAACCTTTGCTTCACGAGCTGTGTTTGGCACATAATCCAAATCACATTCAGGGTCTTGGTTGACCAAATTGATTGTTGGTGCAATTAAGCTATTAGAAATGGTTAAACCACAGATAACAGCTTCTACACCGCCTGCAGCGCCAAGTAGATGGCCCGTCATTGATTTCGTCGAGCTAACAGCTACTTTGTAGGCGTGATCGCCCAAAGCTTTCTTAATAGCCGTAGTCTCCGATCTATCTCCTACTGACGTAGAAGTTCCATGAGCATTGATGTAAGAAATCGACTCTGGGCTAATGCCCGCGTCTTTAATCGCTTTGACCATACAACGTGCTGCCCCGTCCGGATCTGGATCTGTCATGTGATAAGCATCACCGCTCATCCCATAACCAATCACTTCGGCATAGATGCGTGCCCCACGCTTCTGCGCATGTTCAAGCGATTCCAAAATCATCACGCCTGCTCCTTCACCCATGACAAAACCATCGCGGTCTGTATCAAACGGGCGGCTAGCCAAATGAGGCTCTTCATTACGAGTTGACATTGCACGCAAAGCACAGAAGCCAGCCACACCAATTGGTGTAATCGTTGCCTCAGCACCGCCGCAAATCATTACGTCAGCATCACCACGTTGAATCATTTTGAACGAATCACCAATGGAGTGTGTACCTGTCGCACAGGCAGTAACTGCCGTGGAGTTCGGTCCTTTTGCCCCTGTGATCATTGAAACTTGACCAGATGCCATATTCGCAATCATCATCGGAATAAAGAAAGGAGATACGCGTTTCGGACCCTTCTCCAAAAGAATTCTATGCTGTTCTTCCCACGTGTTCAAACCGCCAATTCCTGATCCTACCGATACGCCCACGCGTTCAGGATCCGTATCTTCCTTCACATTCAAATTCGCATCTTTTAGCGCATTAATCGCACCAGCTACAGCGAATTGAACGAAACGATCCATCCGACGAGAATCCTTACGATCTACATAATTCTCAATATTAAAATCTTTAACCTCAGCAGCAATACGAGTCGGGTACTCGCTGACATCAAAATTCTCGATCAAACTGATTCCGGATTGACCGGAAGTCAGATTGCCCCAAAACGTTTCTAAATCTTGACCAAGGGCAGTAACTACGCCCATACCTGTAATTACAACTCTGTTCATTTGTACCACCTTCTATGTAGTAAAGCATCATTTTTTATTGTTTGAAAATGGAGAGAAAGTCCCGTCTTGATTAGAAACGGGACTCGGTAGACTATTACGTATGAGATTTTATGTAATTCGTAACTTCTCCTACAGTCGTAATCTTCTCAGCATCTTCATCGGAAATTTCTAAATCGAACTCATCTTCTAATTCCATTACTAATTCAACTACATCGAGAGAATCAGCACCTAGATCTTCTTTGAAAGATGCTTCGAGGGTGACTTCAGCTTCATCAACCCCTAGACGATCGACAACAATTCGTTTAACACGATCCAATACGTCGGACATCCGGTTCACCTCCTCTTTGGTATTATACGAGAATCTCTGACAGATTGCCAGTAGTCAATTTTGAGATTCTCTTTCTGGTAAAACTTACATGTACATGCCGCCATCCACATGGAGTGTTTGGCCTGTCATGTAGGACGCATCGTCTGATGCTAGGAAGCGAACAACCTTTGCAATTTCCTCAGGTTGGCCAAGGCGTTCCAGTGGAATTTGCTTCAACATTTGCTCTCGCATCTCGGATGACAACTTGTCCGTCATATCGGTTTCGATGAAACCTGGCGCTACCGCATTCACGGTAATACCTCGAGAGGATAGTTCTCTCGCAGTCGCTTTGGTTAAGCCAATAACGCCTGCTTTTGCTGCTACATAGTTGGCCTGACCCGGGTTACCGAGCACACCCACTACAGAAGATATATTAATAATTCGACCGAAACGCTGTTTCATCATCGGGCGAGTAACGGCTTTTACACAGTTGAACACACCCTTAAGATTTGTAGCGATGACTTGATCGAACTCTTCTTCCTTCATCCGCATGATTAAATTGTCTCTTGTTATGCCAGCATTATTCACAAGAATATCAATTTTACCAAAACTTTCTAGCGTTTGCTTCACTAAATCATCAGCTTCCTGAAAACTGCTTACGTCGGCACGCAGCTTAATAGCTTTGCGTCCCATCGCTTCAATCTGCGTAACAACTTCTCCAGCAGCAGCTTCACTTCCTGCATAGTTCACAACAACATCAGCGCCATGCTCAGCCAAATGCAAGGCAATCGCTCGGCCAATACCTCGAGATGCCCCCGTTACCAGTGCCACCTTACCCGTTAACATGATTGTGTACCTCCTGCATGTACTTTTCCAAAGCTTCTAGGCTACCGATCGACACGGTTTTCACCGTTTTGTCTACCTTTTTGATCAGACCGGCGAGAACCGTTCCCGAGCCAAGCTCAATGAACGTATCGACGCCTTGGCCGATCAGATAAACAATAGTGTCCTCCCATAATACGGGGGAGTACACTTGCTCCACGAGCAGCCCGCAAATATCGCCAGGCTGCGTGACAGGACGAGCCGTTACGTTGGCTACAACGGGCACGGCTGCATCACTCATCTCGATCGACGCAAGCACCTCTGCGAGGCGCTGCGAGGCAGGCTTCATGAGTGAAGAGTGAAACGGCCCGCTCACCTCGAGCGGTATTGCACGCTTCGCTCCGGCTTCTTTGCAGCGTTCAACAACCGCTGCAACGCCCTCTTTACTGCCCGAGACGACAATCTGTCCCGGGCAGTTCACATTGGCGAGCTCCACGACGGAGCCGCCGCTTGTGATAGCCGTGCATAGTTCCGCAAGCGCTTCGCGCTCGGCTCCCAGCACGGCTGCCATGGCACCCAGACCGCCAGGGACGGCCTGTTCCATGAACTCTCCGCGGGCCCGCACGGTGCGGACCGCGTCTTCGAACGCGAGCACGCCCGCTGCGACCAGCGCGCTGTATTCACCAAGACTATGTCCAGCGACATAGTCTGGTTTAATGCCCGCAGCCTTGAACGCTTCCAGACAAGCGATGCTTGTTGTCAGCAGCGCAGGCTGCGTGTGATATGTGATCTTCAATTGGTCCTCTGGACCTTGGAAGATCAGATCAGATAACGAAAAGCCTAGCGCTTCGTTAGCGCGCTCAAAATAAGCTCTAGCTGCAGGATGATTCGTGTATAAATCATACCCCATACCCACGGATTGCGAGCCTTGACCTGGAAATACAAATGCTATTTTACCCATACGAGAAAAGGATCCCCTTCCGCGATAATTTTCAGTAATTAATTATGTATTTTTACTTAATATTCCACTAATTTGCCAGGCGACTATTTTTCAACCACCCTTATTGACACTATCCCCTTGGCTCAGTTTTTTAGTTCTTAAGTTCTTAAGTTCTTTATTAACTTTAACAGCGCCCACTCATTTTGTTTACTGAGTCTCGGGGATAGTGCGAATAGCATCACTCGAAAAACTCTTACTTGTTGTAAGACTTACAATCGATTGTTCATTTATCCAGCGCGACCCTCGGTTCCGTGGAGAAGAAAAGAATGGTCTTTTTCTAGTCAACTGAGCCTTAGGGATAGTGCCAATAATATCACTCGGAAACTCTATCAGTTGTAAGACTTACAATCGATCGTTCATTTATCCAGCGTGACCTCTGTTCCGTGGAAAAGAGCAAAAGATGGTCCTTTTCCTGACCACTGAGCCTTGGGGATAGTGCTGATAGCAAAAGACTACCAAACCAAGGCAGCTGCGCCCCACGTTAAGCCGCCGCCGAAGCCGACTAGCACGAGACGGTCGCCTTCATTCAATCTGCCCTGCTCAACTGCTTCAGCGAGAGCTACCGGGATAGAGGCGGCGGACATGTTACCGTACTTGTCTAGGTTGATCATGCATTTGTCGTCAGTCAGTTCAAGACGATTTAGGGAAGCTTGAATGATTCTCATATTCGCTTGGTGCGGTACAAGCAGATCGATGTCTGTTTTTTCCCAGCCTGCTTTGCGCAGCGCTTCATCAGCTGCATTGCCCATGATCCGAACGGCAAATTTGAAGACTTCAGCTCCGGCCATGTAAATGTAGTGCAAACGTTGATCGATGGAGGCTTGTGAGGAAGGATAGCGTGACCCGCCACCTTCAATTTTCAGGAGCGGACCTCCTGTGCCATCAGCACCCAACTCAAACGATTTGAAACCTCTATGTTCAGGCACTTCCCCAATAACAACGGCTCCAGCGCCATCGCCAAAAAGAATGCAAGTGTTTCGGTCTGTATAGTCAGTAATTTTGGATAAACAATCAGCGCCAATGATAAGTGCATGTTTATATGTACCTGTAGCAATGAAGTTAGAGGCATTAGCTAGTCCATATACGAAGCCTGAACAAGCTGCTGACAAGTCAAAAGCTGCTGCTCTTTTGGCTCCCAGCTTTTCTTGGAGAATACATGCCGTTGAAGGGAATGCCATATCAGGTGTAATCGTCGCTACTATAATTAAATCAAGTTGGTCTGCCGTAATCCCTGCATTAGTCAGGGCAATTAGAGCGGCTTCATAACAAAGATCAGATGTAGCTTGTACTTCTGATGCTATTCTTCTCTCACGTATACCCGTTCTAGTCACGATCCACTCATCATTCGTTTCGACCATGGTTTCTAATTCTTGATTTGTTAAAATTCGTTCTGGTACATATTTACCCGTTCCGAGTACCCCAACCGGTATTAAGTTCATGTTGTTATATCTCTCTTCCCGTGGCTAATTTCGGCAGATATCGTGCCAACCAAATCATTTTGTAAGGCAATTCTCGCTTGACGAACTGCATTTTTAATGGCATTCGCATCGGAGGAGCCATGGCTTTTTAGGACCAATCCATCAATACCTAAAAACGGGGCAGCCCCATGTTCGTTATAATCCAACTTTTTGCGGAATTGTGTAAGTCCTGGTTTCAAGACAGCCGCTGCAAGTTTAGTGAAAAAGGTTTTGGTAAACTCTTGTTTCAGTGCTGAGAAAATAGTAGACGCAGCGCCTTCCAATGATTTCAGCATGATATTTCCCGCAAATCCATCGCACACGATGACATCGCATTTGGCACGAAGCACTTGAGAGGATTCGACATTTCCCACAAAATGAATAGGAGCTTGTTCCATTAAAGGATACGCCGCTTTCGTTAATTCATTCCCTTTGGTCGCTTCTGTACCCACATTCAGCAGGCCTACTCGAGGCTTGGCGATACCATGTACTTTGGAGCGGTAAATACTGCCCATAATGGCGTATTGAATCAGCTGTTCAGCTGTGGCATCCATATTAGCTCCCAGATCGAGTGCAAGCACACCGTTTCCATCCATGGTAGGAATCATTGGCGCTAGTGCAGGACGTTCAATCCCTGGAATTCTTCCTACGACTAGCAATCCTGTCGTCATCAAAGCACCTGTATTCCCTGCGGAAATCATGGCTTCCGCTTTCTTCTCACGTACCAGCCTTCCTGCTACCACCATGGAAGCGTCTTTTTTGCGGCGAACGGCCTTAACGGGCTCATCTTCTGCTTCAATGACTTCTTCCGTATGATGGATAGTTAAGTTCGCTGGCCTTTCTGTGAGGTGCGCTTCAATCGCGGCGCTGTTGCCGACCAGAATGATATGAACATCCTTCCATTCTTTGGCCGCTGCGAGTGCACCTTCCACTACGATTTTAGGGGCATTGTCGCCACCCATTGCATCAATCGCGATTCGCATGCAGCTTGTCCTCCCTATCTAGATGTTGCTCTTTCTTCGAATGAAAGATCACAAAGTTGCCTCGAAAAACCGTTTCATCGCCAACATATGAAAACACCTCAACTCTTGCTTTCCCTTTGGAAACGGAACGCACATAGGCTTTGGCGATACATTTCTCTCCGAGCTTTACAGAACGAATAAAACGAATGTCTGCAGAAGCTGTTAAAGCTATGGGATCGTCGATGACGGCAACCGCCAGGGAGTTCGCTTGCGAGAAAATATGATGTCCTCTTGCAATTTTGGTTCTTGAGAAAACATGATCTTCTTTAATTTCAAAAATCGAGATACCGCTTTGATCCAGCTGTAAATCAATCACTTCTCCAATTATTTCATCAATTGGCAGTGAGCGTACATGATCGTACGTTTTGACAGCCATATGCTTCATTCGTTCCCGCAGCTCAGGAATGCCGAGTTCCAACCGATCCAAGCGAACGGTTTGGATACTGACCTGAAACGTTCGCATCAGTTCCTCGTCTGTCATAAAAGGATTAGCTTCAATGGCTTGAAGCAATTGCTGCTGCCTTTGTCGTTTAGGAAGGCGTTCGATGGCGAGCACCACCTTATCTCGTGAGATCTCATCTTATTACCAGATACTAAACTGTAGTATATTAAATTTATAGCCAAAAAGAAAGCAAAAAAAATAGCACCTCACACTAGGATGAAGTACTATGTCCAATCTTATGCTTTTACGATCTCTCTACCTTTGTAAGTTCCGCAAGACTTGCACACACGGTGTGCTAGCTTCAGTTCTCCACATTGTTCACATTTCACCATGCCTGGAACTTCCAATTTAAAGTGAGTACGGCGCTTGTCGCGACGAGTTTTGGACGTTCTTCTTTGAGGTACTGCCATATTCAAAACACCTCCTTATACGAATTTCAACGATGCCTTATTCTTTGTTAAAAAAGTCCGCGAGACCTGCAAGCCTAGGATCAATCTTCTCCTGCTTACAGCCGCAATCACGTTGATTGCGATTCTCTCCGCACACGGGACAGAGACCTTTGCACGCTTCGTCACAAAGTGGTATGTACGGTAAACCGACCACTACATTTTCTACAACGTAAGGCTCTAAATCGACTTTATCTCCAACCACTAAATGAATATCCTCGTCTAGATCCGGATCTTCTTCTTCTGGTTTTTGCATGAAGACTTCCTCAAAAGGAAGTTCGATTGTTTGGTTAGTGTGCGATAAGCATCGTGAACAAATTAACTCCAAGTCTAGCTTTAACGTACCGTTAACTTTTGCTGCTCCATCTTCATACACGGCTTGAAGATCAACGTGTACGGGACCATGACCAAGGATATCTTGACGTCCTTCAAACGGATCGGTCAAGGCCAATTCTTCAGTCATATGAACCTGCCCTTTAAGAGATAGCTCTCTAAAACGAATTTGCATGTTTTTTTCACCCCAAACAAACAAAGATTATTATATCTAGTTTGTATGCCTTTTGTCAATTTAAATTATATTGTTTTTACTAGATCTAGCTTATTTCGGAGGCAATGCTGCTAGAAATTTGAGCGCATCTTCCATTGTGCCGATTTCGACAATTTTCATTTTGGTCTTAATTTGATTGGCTCTCTCAACAGCTGCTGTGTAATTCTCGATTTTGGTACCATCTTTATAAGTCATATCTTTTGGTGCAAAGAAATAATCGGCCTTTTCCCGATCCGCGGCAATGATCTTATGCTGTAT is drawn from Paenibacillus sp. V4I7 and contains these coding sequences:
- the smc gene encoding chromosome segregation protein SMC, which gives rise to MFLKRIELSGFKSFADRTELEFVRGITAVVGPNGSGKSNISDGIRWVLGEQSAKSLRGGKMEDVIFAGSDARRAVNYGEVSLTLDNTSQSLPLDFNEVTVTRRVHRSGESEYLINKQPCRLKDITELFMDTGIGKEAYSIIGQGRIEEILSTKSEDRRGIFEEASGIVKYKSRKREAEKKLSDTEQNLLRIHDLVSELEDQVEPLREQSEKAVRYKELRETLKSSEIAMYVHQIDQIYISWNDAKQLLEKLVKEQTELSTIVNQHDAHLEKHRWETRRLEEELEKLQESLLQLSEDFEKCEGHGEVLKERNKNYLANHQQLSTTIAMQEQRKIDKEDELSQQREKIIQIGAQLFEFQAKLTAEEQRLLGVNGGISSSPEDQLKGELLETLNRMAQARNEIRYAEQQTESIGRRLERLDEERQKWAEQREKISIRKQELTAKLEQTVSEIENERQRYVQLTQSLKSKQGLLDEAQGMVRKWEQKLDALTSRRDTMKEMANDYDGFMQGVKEVLKAKSRKDLRGIRGAVAELVKVPADVEIAIETALGGALQNIVVETEADGREAIAFLKRRQMGRATFLPMNVIRGRSISDSELSSLKSSKGFVGLAVDLVSFESTYQNIFSSLLGNVVVAQSLEDANHIAAKAQYRYRVVTLEGDVVNPGGSMTGGSLQKKSTNLLGRQRQIEELDQEIKTSEQQLSGLRSQSSVMKREITDDMMTIEQLRQQGEQKRITEQQIRAELNPLESESRTVEEQLTLDSQDRGSLLEEQADLGRKKVESEAALAELQEEEASLQKAIRDAEHSRKASESEKEELQSQLTDLKVKVASISQEKQSLQDQQRRLQQDLGEAEREMEMNRGLLKQLEQDMAALDQETVLQVELLNDLKIKKQQCSEKIDFKRAERADWLHKLEQGENETRTQRIQLKQVEESLHQTEVRVTRLDVELENLLKKLGEEYELSYELAKERYPVPEDIQGTQGKVRELKREIASLGDVNLGAIEEYARVSERYEFLDSQKNDLIEAKTTLYQVIREMDQEMSKRFKTTFDAIRSHFGVVFAKLFGGGRADLILSEPENMLDTGIEIVAQPPGKKLQNLQLLSGGERALTAIALLFSIIRVKPVPFCVLDEVEAALDEANVSRFAEYLREFSEMTQFIVVTHRKGTMEEADVLYGVTMQEGGVSKLVSVRLEDEEAAMSAS
- the rnc gene encoding ribonuclease III — its product is MNRDIKELQQRIGISFRKKELLQQAFTHSSYVNEHRIAGHKDNERLEFLGDAVLELTVSEFLYDSYPGRSEGELTKLRASIVCEPSLVTFAEDLDFGAFVLLGKGEELTGGRSRPALLADVFESFVGALYLDQGLDIVKGFLKKHVFAKISSEGKLLIIDYKTLLQEHTQHHNMGSLEYRIVNERGPAHEREFVAEVHMDADLLGTGAGRSKKEAEQQAAAGALSKLNVTVQR
- the fabF gene encoding beta-ketoacyl-ACP synthase II; the encoded protein is MNRVVITGMGVVTALGQDLETFWGNLTSGQSGISLIENFDVSEYPTRIAAEVKDFNIENYVDRKDSRRMDRFVQFAVAGAINALKDANLNVKEDTDPERVGVSVGSGIGGLNTWEEQHRILLEKGPKRVSPFFIPMMIANMASGQVSMITGAKGPNSTAVTACATGTHSIGDSFKMIQRGDADVMICGGAEATITPIGVAGFCALRAMSTRNEEPHLASRPFDTDRDGFVMGEGAGVMILESLEHAQKRGARIYAEVIGYGMSGDAYHMTDPDPDGAARCMVKAIKDAGISPESISYINAHGTSTSVGDRSETTAIKKALGDHAYKVAVSSTKSMTGHLLGAAGGVEAVICGLTISNSLIAPTINLVNQDPECDLDYVPNTAREAKVDIAMSNSFGFGGHNATIILKRFEA
- the acpP gene encoding acyl carrier protein; the protein is MSDVLDRVKRIVVDRLGVDEAEVTLEASFKEDLGADSLDVVELVMELEDEFDLEISDEDAEKITTVGEVTNYIKSHT
- the fabG gene encoding 3-oxoacyl-[acyl-carrier-protein] reductase, whose amino-acid sequence is MLTGKVALVTGASRGIGRAIALHLAEHGADVVVNYAGSEAAAGEVVTQIEAMGRKAIKLRADVSSFQEADDLVKQTLESFGKIDILVNNAGITRDNLIMRMKEEEFDQVIATNLKGVFNCVKAVTRPMMKQRFGRIINISSVVGVLGNPGQANYVAAKAGVIGLTKATARELSSRGITVNAVAPGFIETDMTDKLSSEMREQMLKQIPLERLGQPEEIAKVVRFLASDDASYMTGQTLHVDGGMYM
- the fabD gene encoding ACP S-malonyltransferase, whose translation is MGKIAFVFPGQGSQSVGMGYDLYTNHPAARAYFERANEALGFSLSDLIFQGPEDQLKITYHTQPALLTTSIACLEAFKAAGIKPDYVAGHSLGEYSALVAAGVLAFEDAVRTVRARGEFMEQAVPGGLGAMAAVLGAEREALAELCTAITSGGSVVELANVNCPGQIVVSGSKEGVAAVVERCKEAGAKRAIPLEVSGPFHSSLMKPASQRLAEVLASIEMSDAAVPVVANVTARPVTQPGDICGLLVEQVYSPVLWEDTIVYLIGQGVDTFIELGSGTVLAGLIKKVDKTVKTVSIGSLEALEKYMQEVHNHVNG
- a CDS encoding beta-ketoacyl-ACP synthase III yields the protein MNLIPVGVLGTGKYVPERILTNQELETMVETNDEWIVTRTGIRERRIASEVQATSDLCYEAALIALTNAGITADQLDLIIVATITPDMAFPSTACILQEKLGAKRAAAFDLSAACSGFVYGLANASNFIATGTYKHALIIGADCLSKITDYTDRNTCILFGDGAGAVVIGEVPEHRGFKSFELGADGTGGPLLKIEGGGSRYPSSQASIDQRLHYIYMAGAEVFKFAVRIMGNAADEALRKAGWEKTDIDLLVPHQANMRIIQASLNRLELTDDKCMINLDKYGNMSAASIPVALAEAVEQGRLNEGDRLVLVGFGGGLTWGAAALVW
- the plsX gene encoding phosphate acyltransferase PlsX, coding for MRIAIDAMGGDNAPKIVVEGALAAAKEWKDVHIILVGNSAAIEAHLTERPANLTIHHTEEVIEAEDEPVKAVRRKKDASMVVAGRLVREKKAEAMISAGNTGALMTTGLLVVGRIPGIERPALAPMIPTMDGNGVLALDLGANMDATAEQLIQYAIMGSIYRSKVHGIAKPRVGLLNVGTEATKGNELTKAAYPLMEQAPIHFVGNVESSQVLRAKCDVIVCDGFAGNIMLKSLEGAASTIFSALKQEFTKTFFTKLAAAVLKPGLTQFRKKLDYNEHGAAPFLGIDGLVLKSHGSSDANAIKNAVRQARIALQNDLVGTISAEISHGKRDITT
- the fapR gene encoding transcription factor FapR, with translation MVLAIERLPKRQRQQQLLQAIEANPFMTDEELMRTFQVSIQTVRLDRLELGIPELRERMKHMAVKTYDHVRSLPIDEIIGEVIDLQLDQSGISIFEIKEDHVFSRTKIARGHHIFSQANSLAVAVIDDPIALTASADIRFIRSVKLGEKCIAKAYVRSVSKGKARVEVFSYVGDETVFRGNFVIFHSKKEQHLDREDKLHANRD
- the rpmF gene encoding 50S ribosomal protein L32, coding for MAVPQRRTSKTRRDKRRTHFKLEVPGMVKCEQCGELKLAHRVCKSCGTYKGREIVKA
- a CDS encoding DUF177 domain-containing protein, which codes for MQIRFRELSLKGQVHMTEELALTDPFEGRQDILGHGPVHVDLQAVYEDGAAKVNGTLKLDLELICSRCLSHTNQTIELPFEEVFMQKPEEEDPDLDEDIHLVVGDKVDLEPYVVENVVVGLPYIPLCDEACKGLCPVCGENRNQRDCGCKQEKIDPRLAGLADFFNKE